From the genome of Lotus japonicus ecotype B-129 chromosome 6, LjGifu_v1.2, one region includes:
- the LOC130725773 gene encoding uncharacterized protein LOC130725773 → MVGTLSPACVLGAVQACDLGEVSVNHEEVEMTRTTTEAATAPTPDAETATQGANRWRKMEIPVYDGSEDAFGWVNKLERYFRIKGAMEEEKLQAVVVALDGRALSWYQWWEPCHLHASWEQFKRAILERFQSTVRGWR, encoded by the coding sequence ATGGTGGGAACCTTGTCACCTGCATGCGTCTTGGGAGCAGTTCAAGCGTGCGATCTTGGAGAGGTTTCAGTCAACCATGAGGAGGTGGAGATGACGCGCACGACGACAGAGGCGGCTACGGCGCCGACGCCGGATGCGGAGACGGCGACGCAAGGTGCGAATCGCTGGCGTAAAATGGAGATTCCAGTCTATGATGGAAGCGAAGACGCGTTTGGATGGGTCAACAAACTGGAAAGGTACTTTCGTATCAAGGGAGCGATGGAGGAAGAGAAGCTACAAGCGGTGGTTGTAGCTTTGGATGGAAGAGCGTTAAGCTGGTATCAATGGTGGGAACCTTGTCACCTGCATGCGTCTTGGGAGCAGTTCAAGCGTGCGATCTTGGAGAGGTTTCAGTCAACCGTGAGGGGGTGGAGATGA